A DNA window from Sphingopyxis macrogoltabida contains the following coding sequences:
- a CDS encoding major capsid protein: protein MAVLGQKLHTIADLTARIDPDGKIASIGEWLAQTNEVFAWLRWKEGNLPTGERTTVRTGLPTVTYRGYNQGTDASKSRVAQIDEGAALLEGKSAVDRELAKAHGDVGEYRLTEASAFFEALTQAFCTTMFFGNAAASPQEFTGLSPRFNDVNSSVGDQLIDAGGSGTDNGSIWLVVTGPQGVMGIYPKGTKAGISHLDVTKGTEKQDDGVDTGVYWDDADGKQFLALVDQFNLHCGLSVKDPRKVVRIGSIDRSELAVSGGKRLQMLMADAVERVDGLSAEGHQAAFIMDRQMRSMLRQQLLNDKNPYLSWDESAGKKMLHFGEVPILRTDALSVDEAAI, encoded by the coding sequence ATGGCTGTTCTCGGTCAAAAACTGCACACCATCGCCGACCTGACGGCGCGTATCGATCCTGACGGCAAGATCGCGTCCATCGGCGAATGGCTCGCACAAACCAACGAGGTCTTTGCATGGCTGCGCTGGAAGGAAGGCAACCTGCCGACCGGCGAGCGCACGACTGTCCGCACCGGCCTGCCGACGGTCACCTACCGCGGCTACAATCAGGGCACGGATGCGTCGAAGAGCCGCGTCGCTCAGATCGACGAAGGCGCCGCGCTGCTGGAAGGCAAGTCGGCTGTCGATCGCGAACTGGCGAAGGCTCACGGCGATGTCGGCGAATATCGCCTGACCGAAGCGTCGGCATTCTTCGAAGCGCTGACGCAGGCATTCTGCACGACGATGTTTTTCGGCAACGCCGCAGCATCGCCGCAGGAGTTCACTGGCCTCTCTCCGCGCTTCAATGATGTTAACAGCTCTGTGGGCGATCAGCTCATCGATGCTGGCGGCTCGGGCACGGACAACGGTTCGATCTGGCTGGTCGTCACTGGCCCGCAGGGCGTGATGGGCATCTATCCCAAGGGCACGAAGGCGGGCATCAGCCATCTCGACGTGACCAAGGGCACGGAGAAGCAGGACGATGGCGTCGACACCGGCGTCTATTGGGACGATGCCGACGGCAAGCAGTTCCTTGCCCTCGTCGACCAGTTCAACCTCCACTGCGGCCTGTCGGTCAAGGATCCCCGCAAGGTGGTCCGCATTGGCTCGATCGACCGTTCGGAGCTGGCGGTCAGCGGCGGCAAGCGTCTGCAAATGCTGATGGCGGATGCGGTCGAGCGTGTCGACGGCCTGAGCGCCGAAGGCCATCAGGCGGCTTTCATCATGGATCGCCAGATGCGCTCGATGCTGCGCCAGCAGCTTCTCAACGACAAGAATCCGTACCTCTCATGGGAT